In the genome of Raphanus sativus cultivar WK10039 chromosome 4, ASM80110v3, whole genome shotgun sequence, one region contains:
- the LOC108853039 gene encoding agamous-like MADS-box protein AGL13, producing MARGRVNVKRIENKVNRQVTFSKRKGGLLKKAYELSVLCDVEVALIIFSSSGKLYEFSSDTMEKTIERYNRCNNIWDNNRPEESTQSWSQEVTELRSKYESLLRTHRYLLGEDLGEMSVKELETLERQLERALSATMQRKTQVTMEQMEELRRKERQLGDINKKLKLEAEGNEFKGFQDLLLNSDDRAGSSDFSLLSSHHISVDCNVGQFLKIGFQQQYEQGDGSSVFKSNVGCDSETNFTQG from the exons ATGGCAAGAGGGAGAGTGAACGTGAAGAGAATAGAGAACAAGGTCAATAGACAAGTAACCTTCTCCAAAAGAAAAGGTGGTTTGCTCAAGAAAGCCTACGAACTTTCTGTTCTATGTGATGTAGAGGTTGCTCTTATCATCTTCTCCAGCAGTGGCAAACTCTATGAGTTCAGCAGTGACAC AATGGAGAAAACAATTGAAAGGTACAATCGCTGTAACAATATTTGGGACAATAATCGACCTGAAGAGTCTACACAg AGTTGGTCTCAAGAGGTGACAGAGCTCAGATCCAAATATGAATCTCTTCTTCGCACTCATAG GTATTTGCTTGGGGAAGATCTTGGAGAGATGAGTGTCAAAGAATTGGAGACGCTCGAGAGACAGCTTGAAAGAGCTCTCTCGGCAACCATGCAACGCAAG ACGCAGGTTACTATGGAACAAATGGAAGAGCTTCGGAGAAAG GAGAGGCAGCTCGGAGATATAAACAAGAAGCTAAAG CTTGAGGCAGAAGGTAATGAATTCAAAGGCTTTCAAGACCTTTTGCTAAATTCGGATGACAGGGCAGGTTCCTCTGATTTTTCCTTGCTGTCCTCTCATCACATCTCTGTGGATTGCAACGTCGGACAGTTCTTGAAGATCGG GTTTCAACAACAATATGAGCAAGGTGATGGATCTTCGGTATTCAAGAGTAATGTAGGATGCGACTCTGAAACCAACTTTACTCAAGGATGA
- the LOC130510630 gene encoding uncharacterized protein LOC130510630 — protein MRIKLKPRQKNNSEAETSRVEDTREEEAMVEEARVEETSVEGDIIRETMVEDVRNKDTGMEYNREEGTTIEVDAAGDVSEDDCEAIVDDATDELDEDVGVNGISVEEEDCPNLEVLFGDMAREQEEASDADSGDDIWDDSNIPDPLSSDDDEEAAERKEMRANTIDSEELLFLGKTFGCAADFKVALLRYSLRTRYDIKLYKSSAQKLGAKCSDMESECPWRVYCSYERRKHKMQIKVYVNEHICLRSGYSKMLKRSSIAMLFEERLRLNPKFSKKEMAEEIKREYNLIVTEEQCAKAKSKLYRERKASHEVHFSRIWDYEAELRRSNPYSTVVIETIPGVTPTSKQRFDRFYVCFTSQRETWIQSCRPIIGLDGAFLKWDIKGHLLAAIGRDGDNRIVPIAWAVVEVENNINWEWFVKLLKSDLGLNNGATTTIISDKQKGLLNAVKEELPEAEHRMCSRHILANWKRDSKDPRLERIFWKIARAYTEGDYKDQLKALKAYNPGAHDTLLRTNPSAWSRAFFKIGSCCSDNLNNLSESFNKTIREARKKPLLEMLEDIRRQCMVRNAKRALVASRLKTKFTKRAHAEIEQTKEKSKVCKRYMACGNLHEVDDHDVAYTVDMDSHTCGCIKWQLTGIPCIHASCVIMEKRLRFDDFVSKFYTANMWRITYSRGIRPVQGMKLWPRLNRLPVLPPPYRLGNRGRPSNYARKKGQNESSSSQQTKLSRDRRVMTCSNCLQEGHTKTKCPNETVERPPKRPRGRPRLNFEGEPSQGVSQGQSEGMSQGQSQLP, from the exons ATGAGGATTAAACTAAAACCGAGGCAAAAAAATAATTCTGAAGCGGAAACAAGTCGTGTCGAAGATACTAGAGAGGAAGAGGCTATGGTGGAAGAGGCTAGGGTTGAAGAGACTAGTGTCGAAGGAGATATAATCAGAGAGACTATGGTGGAAGATGTTAGAAACAAAGATACTGGGATGGAATACAATAGAGAAGAAGGTACTACTATCGAAGTTGATGCAGCTGGAGATGTATCTGAAGATGATTGTGAGGCCATCGTGGATGATGCAACTGATGAGTTAGATGAGGATGTTGGAGTAAATGGAATCAGTGTCGAAGAAGAAGATTGCCCAAATTTAGAAGTTCTCTTTGGAGATATGGCTCGAGAACAAGAAGAGGCGAGTGATGCAGATAGTGGCGACGATATTTGGGATGACAGCAATATTCCTGATCCATTGTCATCAgacgatgatgaagaagcagcGGAGCGTAAAGAAATGCGTGCAAATACAATAGATAGTGAAGAGCTTCTCTTTCTGGGAAAGACATTCGGATGTGCTGCAGATTTCAAAGTTGCTCTACTACGGTATTCTCTAAGAACTAGATATGACATTAAGCTATACAAGTCGTCAGCTCAGAAGCTTGGTGCAAAATGTTCTGACATGGAATCAGAGTGCCCGTGGAGAGTATATTGCTCATACGagagaagaaaacacaaaatgCAAATCAAAGTGTATGTGAATGAGCATATATGTTTAAGGTCAGGTTACTCTAAGATGTTGAAAAGGTCATCAATTGCAATGCTTTTTGAAGAGAGATTAAGGTTGAACCCGAAATTTAGCAAAAAGGAAATGGCTGAGGAGATAAAAAGGGAGTACAACTTGATTGTCACTGAGGAGCAATGCGCAAAGGCCAAGAGCAAACTTTATCGGGAAAGGAAAGCTAGCCATGAAGTACATTTCTCTCGCATATGGGATTATGAGGCAGAGTTAAGGAGAAGTAATCCATATTCGACAGTGGTGATTGAGACTATTCCAGGGGTAACTCCGACTAGCAAGCAAAGGTTTGATCGGTTTTACGTTTGTTTTACATCACAAAGGGAAACTTGGATTCAGAGTTGTAGGCCAATAATAGGATTAGATGGTGCTTTTCTGAAGTGGGATATTAAAGGCCATCTATTAGCTGCTATAGGAAGAGATGGAGATAATAGAATAGTCCCAATCGCATGGGCTGTGGTTGAGGTTGAGAATAATATCAATTGGGAATGGTTTGTGAAGCTTTTAAAGTCAGATTTAGGATTGAATAATGGTGCTACAACAACAATAATTTCAGATAAGCAAAAG GGCTTGTTGAATGCTGTAAAAGAGGAGCTTCCAGAGGCTGAACATCGGATGTGTTCAAGACACATTCTTGCCAACTGGAAAAGAGACAGTAAAGATCCACGGCTAGAAAGGATTTTCTGGAAAATAGCACGAGCCTACACAGAAGGAGATTACAAAGACCAGTTAAAAGCTCTCAAGGCTTATAATCCAGGTGCGCATGATACTCTTCTCAGAACAAACCCTTCAGCATGGTCTAGGGCTTTCTTCAAAATAGGATCGTGTTGTAGTGACAACCTCAACAATCTCAGTGAGTCTTTCAATAAGACTATTCGAGAAGCAAGAAAAAAACCTTTGCTTGAAATGTTAGAAGATATAAGGAGGCAGTGCATGGTTCGTAATGCGAAAAGAGCTTTGGTTGCTTCACGGTTAAAGACCAAATTTACAAAACGAGCACATGCTGAGATTGAACAGACTAAAGAAAAGTCAAAGGTTTGCAAAAGGTACATGGCTTGTGGAAATCTTCATGAGGTAGACGATCACGATGTTGCTTATACTGTGGACATGGATTCTCACACTTGCGGATGTATAAAATGGCAGTTGACAGGCATACCATGTATTCATGCTTCATGTGTGATAATGGAGAAAAGGTTAAGGTTTGATGACTTTGTATCTAAGTTTTACACTGCAAACATGTGGCGGATTACTTATTCTCGAGGTATCAGACCTGTACAAGGGATGAAGTTGTGGCCTAGGCTTAACAGGCTACCCGTGTTACCACCACCCTATAGATTAGGAAACCGGGGCAGACCAAGTAACTACGCGAGGAAGAAAGGACAGAATGAGTCTTCTTCGTCACAACAAACTAAGCTATCCCGAGACAGGCGTGTGATGACATGTTCTAACTGTCTTCAAGAAGGTCACACCAAAACCAAATGTCCAAATGAAACTGTTGAGAgacctccaaagagaccaagagGTCGACCAAGACTTAATTTTGAG GGAGAACCTTCACAAGGAGTGTCTCAAGGACAATCTGAAGGAATGTCTCAAGGACAATCACAGCTACCCTGA
- the LOC108849502 gene encoding peroxisomal membrane protein 11E-like isoform X2, which translates to MKTLYLTRDELALIILYLNKAEARDKICRAIQYGSKFLSGGKPGTAQNVYRNTSLARKVFRLFKFLNDFQLLISPVHRRTPLPLVLLGKCKNALLCTYFFLDQFVWLGRSGIYKNKILTELISGFSIFCWLGSSICIVIIEDELHRAKLQKTKDRIVALIKSSMDIVVAIGLLRLAPWIIGHRVTGFLGLITSLISCYQLLPVRPKLKTA; encoded by the exons atgaaaacattatatttaacCAGAGACGAGCTAGCTCTTATAATCCTATACTTGAACAAAGCTGAGGCTAGAGATAAGATATGCAGAGCTATACAGTACGGTTCCAAATTCTTGAGCGGTGGAAAACCTGGTACTGCTCAAAATGTCTACAGAAACACCAGTTTGGCTAGAAAAGTGTTCCGTCTTTTCAAG TTTCTCAATGATTTTCAATTGCTTATTAGCCCTGTGCATAGAAGGACTCCTCTTCCTCTTGTCTTGCTCGGAAAG TGCAAGAATGCTCTCTTGTGTACCTACTTCTTTCTTGATCAATTCGTCTGGCTTGGTAGATCCGGCATATATAAG AACAAAATATTAACGGAGTTGATTAGCGGTTTCTCAATTTTCTGCTGGCTTGGATCATCTATCTGTATTGTAATAATTGAG GATGAGTTGCATCGTGCTAAGCTTCAGAAAACAAAAGACAGAATAGTAGCTTTGATTAAATCAAGCATGGACATTGTTGTAGCCATTGGTCTGCTTCGTTTAGCTCCATGGATAATTGGTCATCGTGTCACTGGCTTTTTGGGGCTTATCACCTCACTTATCTCTTGTTATCAG TTGCTTCCAGTGCGTCCCAAGTTAAAGACagcttga
- the LOC108849502 gene encoding peroxisomal membrane protein 11E-like isoform X1 — MKTLYLTRDELALIILYLNKAEARDKICRAIQYGSKFLSGGKPGTAQNVYRNTSLARKVFRLFKFLNDFQLLISPVHRRTPLPLVLLGKCKNALLCTYFFLDQFVWLGRSGIYKNKILTELISGFSIFCWLGSSICIVIIEICELVRLSSSMKKMDKELKDDEKKNHDELHRAKLQKTKDRIVALIKSSMDIVVAIGLLRLAPWIIGHRVTGFLGLITSLISCYQLLPVRPKLKTA; from the exons atgaaaacattatatttaacCAGAGACGAGCTAGCTCTTATAATCCTATACTTGAACAAAGCTGAGGCTAGAGATAAGATATGCAGAGCTATACAGTACGGTTCCAAATTCTTGAGCGGTGGAAAACCTGGTACTGCTCAAAATGTCTACAGAAACACCAGTTTGGCTAGAAAAGTGTTCCGTCTTTTCAAG TTTCTCAATGATTTTCAATTGCTTATTAGCCCTGTGCATAGAAGGACTCCTCTTCCTCTTGTCTTGCTCGGAAAG TGCAAGAATGCTCTCTTGTGTACCTACTTCTTTCTTGATCAATTCGTCTGGCTTGGTAGATCCGGCATATATAAG AACAAAATATTAACGGAGTTGATTAGCGGTTTCTCAATTTTCTGCTGGCTTGGATCATCTATCTGTATTGTAATAATTGAG ATTTGTGAGCTTGTAAGGCTCTCTTCATCTATGAAGAAGATGGACAAGGAACTCAAAGATGATGAAAAGAAGAatcat GATGAGTTGCATCGTGCTAAGCTTCAGAAAACAAAAGACAGAATAGTAGCTTTGATTAAATCAAGCATGGACATTGTTGTAGCCATTGGTCTGCTTCGTTTAGCTCCATGGATAATTGGTCATCGTGTCACTGGCTTTTTGGGGCTTATCACCTCACTTATCTCTTGTTATCAG TTGCTTCCAGTGCGTCCCAAGTTAAAGACagcttga
- the LOC108855293 gene encoding polygalacturonate 4-alpha-galacturonosyltransferase isoform X2, producing MALKRGLTGVNRIRGGGGGGSRSAVVILVFLCVLAPLIFFVGRGVYFDSSSNDYSNASSVKQSLVDWRERLAMRSLRSLFSKEVLDVITASTADLGPFSLDSFKKNNLSPSWRQVEEVDTSFKNQTTSSIVNAKRDTTTTSKGGSHQKVETPEKLYRRQLREKRRERRANELVQHNDDTILKLENAAIERSKSVDSAVLGKYSIWRRENDNDNSDSNIRLMRDQVIMARVYSGLAKLKKNKTDLFQELQARIKDSQRVLGESTTDADLPRSAHDKLRDMGQVLSKAKMQLYDCKLVTGKLRAMLQTADEQVRSLKKQSTFLAQLAAKTIPNAIHCLSMRLTIDYYLLSPEKRKFPRSEYLENPNLYHYALFSDNVLAASVVVNSTIMNAKDPSKHVFHLVTDKLNFGAMNMWFLLNPPGKATIHVENVDEFKWLNSSYCPVLRQLESAAMKEFYFKADHPTSGSSNLKYRNPKYLSMLNHLRFYLPEVYPKLNKILFLDDDIIVQKDLTPLWEVNLNGKVNGAVETCGESFHRFDKYLNFSNPHIARNFNPNACGWAYGMNMFDLKEWKKRDITGIYHKWQNMNENRTLWKLGTLPPGLITFYGLTHPLNKAWHVLGLGYNPSIAKKDIENAAVVHYNGNMKPWLELAMSKYRPYWTKYIQFDHPYLRRCNLHE from the exons ATGGCGTTGAAGCGAGGATTAACCGGAGTTAACCGGattagaggaggaggaggaggtggatcTCGATCTGCAGTTGTGATCCTCGTCTTTCTATGTGTGTTGGCACCTCTCATCTTCTTCGTTGGTCGTGGAGTATACTTCGATTCCTCCTCTAACG ACTATTCAAATGCTAGTTCTGTGAAGCAG AGTCTTGTGGACTGGAGAGAGCGCTTAGCTATGCGATCTCTTAGATCTCTTTTCTCTAAAGAG GTACTAGATGTTATCACAGCTAGCACAGCTGATTTGGGTCCTTTTAGCCTTGATTCTTTCAAGAAAAACAATTTGTCTCCATCATGGCGTCAAGTGGAGGAAGTAGACACCTCCTTTAAG AATCAGACAACATCTAGTATCGTTAATGCAAAACGTGACACTACTACTACTTCAAAAG GTGGCAGCCATCAGAAAGTTGAGACACCTGAAAAGTTATACAGAAGG cAACTAAGAGAGAAAAGACGTGAGAGGCGAGCTAACGAGTTAGTTCAGCACAATGACGACACCATTTTGAAACTCGAAAATGCGGCCATCGAACGCTCCAAGTCTGTTGATTCTGCAGTCCTTGGAAAATACAGTATCTGGAGAAGAGAGAACGACAACGACAACTCTGATTCTAATATACGTTTGATGAGGGATCAAGTGATCATGGCTAGAGTCTATAGTGGTCTCGCAAAGCTGAAGAAGAACAAGACTGACTTGTTTCAAGAGCTCCAGGCCCGGATTAAAGACAGCCAACGTGTTTTGGGTGAATCAACAACCGATGCAGATCTTCCTCGGAG TGCACATGATAAACTGAGAGACATGGGTCAAGTCTTGTCTAAAGCTAAGATGCAGTTGTATGACTGCAAGCTGGTTACTGGAAAGCTGAGAGCAATGCTTCAAACCGCTGATGAACAAGTCAGGAGCTTGAAGAAGCAGAGTACTTTTCTGGCTCAGTTAGCTGCCAAAACCATTCCAAATGCTATCCATTGCCTGTCGATGCGCTTGACCATCGATTACTATCTTCTTTCTCCGGAGAAACGAAAGTTCCCTCGCAGTGAATACCTAgagaaccctaatctttaccATTATGCCTTGTTTTCTGACAACGTGTTAGCTGCATCAGTGGTTGTTAACTCAACCATCATGAACGCCAAG GATCCTTCGAAGCATGTGTTTCACCTTGTGACGGATAAACTCAACTTCGGAGCAATGAACATGTGGTTCCTCCTAAACCCACCTGGAAAGGCAACCATACACGTGGAAAACGTGGACGAGTTTAAGTGGCTCAACTCATCTTACTGCCCTGTTCTTCGTCAGCTTGAATCTGCAGCAATGAAGGAATTCTATTTCAAAGCAGATCATCCAACTTCAGGCTCTTCCAATCTCAAATACAGAAACCCAAAGTACCTCTCCATGTTGAATCACTTGAGATTCTACCTCCCTGAGGTTTATCCCAAGCTGAACAAAATCCTCTTCCTGGACGACGACATCATCGTCCAGAAAGACCTGACTCCACTCTGGGAAGTCAACCTGAACGGCAAAGTCAACGGAGCGGTCGAAACCTGCGGGGAGAGTTTCCACAGGTTCGACAAGTATCTCAACTTCTCGAACCCTCACATCGCGAGGAACTTCAATCCAAACGCATGTGGATGGGCTTATGGGATGAACATGTTCGACCTAAAGGAGTGGAAGAAGAGAGACATCACTGGTATCTACCATAAGTGGCAAAACATG AATGAGAACAGGACACTATGGAAGCTAGGGACACTACCACCAGGATTAATAACGTTTTACGGATTAACACATCCTTTGAACAAGGCGTGGCACGTGCTGGGACTTGGATATAACCCGAGTATCGCTAAGAAGGACATTGAGAATGCAGCAGTGGTTCACTATAACGGGAACATGAAACCGTGGTTGGAGTTGGCTATGTCCAAGTATCGACCGTATTGGACCAAGTATATCCAGTTTGATCACCCTTATCTTCGTCGATGCAACCTTCatgaataa
- the LOC108851277 gene encoding polygalacturonate 4-alpha-galacturonosyltransferase-like, giving the protein MWKTWMSSSGSTHLNYCPVLRQLESAAMKEFYFKADHPTSGSSNLKYRNPKYLSMLNHLRFYLPEVYPKMNKILFLADDIIVQKDMTPLWEVNLNGKVNGAVETCGESFHRFDKYLNFSNPHIARNFNPNACGWAYGMNMFDLKEWKKRDITGIYHKWQNMNENRTLWKLGTLPPGLITFYGLTHPLNKAWHVLGLGYNPSIAKKDNENAAVVHYNGNMKPWLELAISKYRPYWTKYIQFDHPYLRRCNLHE; this is encoded by the exons ATGTGGAAAACGTGGATGAGTTCAAGTGGCTCAACTCATCTTAATTACTGCCCTGTTCTTCGTCAGCTTGAGTCAGCAGCAATGAAGGAGTTCTATTTCAAAGCAGATCATCCAACTTCAGGCTCTTCCAATCTCAAATACAGAAACCCAAAGTACCTCTCCATGTTGAACCACTTGAGATTTTACCTCCCTGAGGTTTATCCCAAGATGAACAAAATTCTCTTCCTGGCCGACGACATCATCGTCCAGAAAGACATGACTCCACTTTGGGAAGTCAACCTGAATGGCAAAGTCAACGGTGCGGTGGAAACTTGCGGGGAGAGTTTCCACAGGTTCGACAAGTATCTCAACTTCTCGAACCCTCACATCGCGAGGAACTTCAATCCAAACGCATGTGGATGGGCTTATGGGATGAACATGTTCGACTTAAAGGAGTGGAAGAAGAGAGACATCACTGGTATCTACCATAAGTGGCAAAACATG AATGAGAACAGGACACTGTGGAAGCTAGGGACACTACCACCAGGATTAATAACGTTTTACGGATTAACACATCCTTTGAACAAGGCGTGGCACGTGCTGGGACTTGGATATAACCCGAGTATCGCTAAGAAGGACAATGAGAATGCAGCAGTAGTTCATTATAACGGGAACATGAAACCGTGGTTGGAGTTGGCTATATCCAAGTATCGACCGTATTGGACCAAGTATATCCAGTTTGATCACCCTTATCTTCGTCGATGCAACCTTCatgaataa
- the LOC108849501 gene encoding F-box protein PP2-A13 translates to MGANISGVTPEFDRRNIEPRLSDLPENCVALIMMRLDPPEICRLARLSRVFRRASSADFVWESKLPPSYRAIARKVFDEITVRKLIKKDLYAKLSRPNLFDGGTKELWIDKNSGRLCVSVSSKALRITGIDDRRYWTHVPTDESRFHSVAYVQQIWWFEVGGEFEIQFPSGTYSLFFRIQLGKTSKRLGRRMCNSEHVHGWDIKPVRFQLATSDNQQAVSLRYLNNNPGHWSHYHVGDFKVVNPNISTGVKFSMTQIDCTHTKGGLCIDSVLIVPKENARKVVESE, encoded by the exons ATGGGCGCGAATATCTCAGGCGTCACGCCGGAGTTTGACCGGAGGAACATTGAACCCAGGTTATCCGATTTGCCGGAGAACTGCGTAGCGTTGATCATGATGCGTCTCGACCCGCCGGAGATCTGTCGGCTCGCTCGTCTCAGCAGGGTCTTCCGCCGCGCGTCGTCGGCTGATTTCGTGTGGGAGTCGAAGCTGCCTCCGAGCTATCGAGCCATCGCGCGGAAGGTGTTCGACGAAATTACTGTGAGGAAGTTGATAAAGAAGGATCTTTACGCGAAGCTTAGTAGGCCCAATCTCTTCGACGGTGGCACAAAG GAGCTATGGATAGATAAGAACAGTGGTCGTCTTTGTGTATCGGTTTCTTCAAAGGCGTTAAGGATTACGGGAATTGATGATCGGAGATACTGGACTCATGTCCCAACCGATGAATCCAG GTTCCACTCAGTTGCATATGTTCAACAGATATGGTGGTTCGAAGTAGGAGGAGAGTTTGAGATCCAGTTCCCATCTGGAACATACAGTCTCTTCTTCCGTATCCAGCTCGGCAAAACATCAAAGAGACTCGGAAGGAGAATGTGCAACTCCGAGCACGTTCACGGATGGGACATAAAGCCCGTTAGGTTCCAGCTGGCAACTTCAGACAACCAACAAGCTGTTTCGCTGCGTTATCTGAACAACAACCCTGGACACTGGAGTCACTATCACGTCGGGGATTTCAAAGTGGTGAATCCAAATATATCGACAGGAGTCAAGTTCTCGATGACTCAGATTGATTGCACTCACACGAAAGGTGGCCTGTGCATAGACTCTGTTCTTATAGTACCTAAAGAAAATGCAAGGAAGGTTGTTGAATCAgaatag
- the LOC108855293 gene encoding polygalacturonate 4-alpha-galacturonosyltransferase isoform X1, producing the protein MALKRGLTGVNRIRGGGGGGSRSAVVILVFLCVLAPLIFFVGRGVYFDSSSNDYSNASSVKQSLVDWRERLAMRSLRSLFSKEVLDVITASTADLGPFSLDSFKKNNLSPSWRQVEEVDTSFKQNQTTSSIVNAKRDTTTTSKGGSHQKVETPEKLYRRQLREKRRERRANELVQHNDDTILKLENAAIERSKSVDSAVLGKYSIWRRENDNDNSDSNIRLMRDQVIMARVYSGLAKLKKNKTDLFQELQARIKDSQRVLGESTTDADLPRSAHDKLRDMGQVLSKAKMQLYDCKLVTGKLRAMLQTADEQVRSLKKQSTFLAQLAAKTIPNAIHCLSMRLTIDYYLLSPEKRKFPRSEYLENPNLYHYALFSDNVLAASVVVNSTIMNAKDPSKHVFHLVTDKLNFGAMNMWFLLNPPGKATIHVENVDEFKWLNSSYCPVLRQLESAAMKEFYFKADHPTSGSSNLKYRNPKYLSMLNHLRFYLPEVYPKLNKILFLDDDIIVQKDLTPLWEVNLNGKVNGAVETCGESFHRFDKYLNFSNPHIARNFNPNACGWAYGMNMFDLKEWKKRDITGIYHKWQNMNENRTLWKLGTLPPGLITFYGLTHPLNKAWHVLGLGYNPSIAKKDIENAAVVHYNGNMKPWLELAMSKYRPYWTKYIQFDHPYLRRCNLHE; encoded by the exons ATGGCGTTGAAGCGAGGATTAACCGGAGTTAACCGGattagaggaggaggaggaggtggatcTCGATCTGCAGTTGTGATCCTCGTCTTTCTATGTGTGTTGGCACCTCTCATCTTCTTCGTTGGTCGTGGAGTATACTTCGATTCCTCCTCTAACG ACTATTCAAATGCTAGTTCTGTGAAGCAG AGTCTTGTGGACTGGAGAGAGCGCTTAGCTATGCGATCTCTTAGATCTCTTTTCTCTAAAGAG GTACTAGATGTTATCACAGCTAGCACAGCTGATTTGGGTCCTTTTAGCCTTGATTCTTTCAAGAAAAACAATTTGTCTCCATCATGGCGTCAAGTGGAGGAAGTAGACACCTCCTTTAAG CAGAATCAGACAACATCTAGTATCGTTAATGCAAAACGTGACACTACTACTACTTCAAAAG GTGGCAGCCATCAGAAAGTTGAGACACCTGAAAAGTTATACAGAAGG cAACTAAGAGAGAAAAGACGTGAGAGGCGAGCTAACGAGTTAGTTCAGCACAATGACGACACCATTTTGAAACTCGAAAATGCGGCCATCGAACGCTCCAAGTCTGTTGATTCTGCAGTCCTTGGAAAATACAGTATCTGGAGAAGAGAGAACGACAACGACAACTCTGATTCTAATATACGTTTGATGAGGGATCAAGTGATCATGGCTAGAGTCTATAGTGGTCTCGCAAAGCTGAAGAAGAACAAGACTGACTTGTTTCAAGAGCTCCAGGCCCGGATTAAAGACAGCCAACGTGTTTTGGGTGAATCAACAACCGATGCAGATCTTCCTCGGAG TGCACATGATAAACTGAGAGACATGGGTCAAGTCTTGTCTAAAGCTAAGATGCAGTTGTATGACTGCAAGCTGGTTACTGGAAAGCTGAGAGCAATGCTTCAAACCGCTGATGAACAAGTCAGGAGCTTGAAGAAGCAGAGTACTTTTCTGGCTCAGTTAGCTGCCAAAACCATTCCAAATGCTATCCATTGCCTGTCGATGCGCTTGACCATCGATTACTATCTTCTTTCTCCGGAGAAACGAAAGTTCCCTCGCAGTGAATACCTAgagaaccctaatctttaccATTATGCCTTGTTTTCTGACAACGTGTTAGCTGCATCAGTGGTTGTTAACTCAACCATCATGAACGCCAAG GATCCTTCGAAGCATGTGTTTCACCTTGTGACGGATAAACTCAACTTCGGAGCAATGAACATGTGGTTCCTCCTAAACCCACCTGGAAAGGCAACCATACACGTGGAAAACGTGGACGAGTTTAAGTGGCTCAACTCATCTTACTGCCCTGTTCTTCGTCAGCTTGAATCTGCAGCAATGAAGGAATTCTATTTCAAAGCAGATCATCCAACTTCAGGCTCTTCCAATCTCAAATACAGAAACCCAAAGTACCTCTCCATGTTGAATCACTTGAGATTCTACCTCCCTGAGGTTTATCCCAAGCTGAACAAAATCCTCTTCCTGGACGACGACATCATCGTCCAGAAAGACCTGACTCCACTCTGGGAAGTCAACCTGAACGGCAAAGTCAACGGAGCGGTCGAAACCTGCGGGGAGAGTTTCCACAGGTTCGACAAGTATCTCAACTTCTCGAACCCTCACATCGCGAGGAACTTCAATCCAAACGCATGTGGATGGGCTTATGGGATGAACATGTTCGACCTAAAGGAGTGGAAGAAGAGAGACATCACTGGTATCTACCATAAGTGGCAAAACATG AATGAGAACAGGACACTATGGAAGCTAGGGACACTACCACCAGGATTAATAACGTTTTACGGATTAACACATCCTTTGAACAAGGCGTGGCACGTGCTGGGACTTGGATATAACCCGAGTATCGCTAAGAAGGACATTGAGAATGCAGCAGTGGTTCACTATAACGGGAACATGAAACCGTGGTTGGAGTTGGCTATGTCCAAGTATCGACCGTATTGGACCAAGTATATCCAGTTTGATCACCCTTATCTTCGTCGATGCAACCTTCatgaataa